One part of the Ornithodoros turicata isolate Travis chromosome 2, ASM3712646v1, whole genome shotgun sequence genome encodes these proteins:
- the LOC135382958 gene encoding uncharacterized protein LOC135382958: MSEPDQYTILLLMYTDELEISNPLGAARGKYKLNVKAALFCFCGDRLSLNHLGGFSGCFSSGRFCRFCLASTKQLPRLTTEQECVIRNLDAHKRHLSSILMNGIISKRLYGVTGPSPLLKLERFDVTLQLPPDIMHDILEGSFEHVLRQVLVALIQKGSLKFDDLDKVTRFPYGFHDKKNRPEPIPKSFIDGNATLRGTASQKWCLLRMFPLIFGDGVPPENPDWEVLLLFLEIANLSFSAEIAVNFVAYLQIKIQEVLCKFVSRYPQASLKPKLHFLVHCPRFIMQLGPLTQYWAMRFEAKHQVLKAVASKIKNFRNIYGTLACRHQLRQCYELQSFAFDDDLSTSCARAIEAEQVHECARQHFDTAVFSVKSASVNRCSYHIGDVIILERKDIPLFGQIDTAYLSSSRVYCVVHMFQCDGFDRHKFCYSVRPNNEHKLVCEGEEAVNCSLDIYGNSVVPKWEL; this comes from the exons ATGTCGGAACCTGACCAGTACACGATCTTATTGCTGATGTACACCGATGAGCTAGAAATTTCCAATCCTTTGGGTGCTGCACGTGGCAAGTACAAGCTT AATGTGAAGGCAGCACTCTTCTGCTTTTGTGGCGACCGTCTGTCGCTAAATCATTTGGGAGGTTTCAGCGGCTGCTTTAGCAGTGGCAGGTTCTGTCGATTCTGCCTTGCATCAACAAAACAGCTGCCGAGACTCACTACAGAGCAAGAATGCGTCATAAGAAATTTAGATGCTCACAAGCGGCACCTGTCCAGCATACTGATGAACGGCATCATTAGCAAAAGATTGTATGGCGTGACAGGGCCTTCACCACTTTTAAAGCTGGAACGGTTCGACGTGACCCTTCAGTTGCCGCCGGACATAATGCACGACATCCTGGAGGGATCATTTGAGCATGTTCTCAGGCAAGTCCTCGTGGCACTAATCCAAAAAGGTTCCTTGAAGTTCGATGACTTGGACAAGGTCACCAGGTTTCCTTACGGATTCCATGACAAAAAGAACAGGCCTGAGCCGATTCCTAAATCTTTCATCGATGGCAATGCCACCTTGCGGGGAACCGCGTCGCAGAAGTGGTGCTTGCTTCGAATGTTCCCCCTGATTTTCGGTGACGGTGTTCCACCTGAGAACCCAGATTGGGAGGTGCTGCTGCTCTTTTTAGAGATTGCAAACCTCAGCTTTTCTGCAGAGATAGCGGTGAACTTTGTGGCGTACCTTCAAATAAAGATCCAGGAGGTTTTGTGCAAGTTTGTGAGCAGGTACCCGCAAGCATCACTCAAGCCGAAACTACACTTTCTCGTGCATTGTCCCAGATTCATTATGCAGCTCGGACCACTTACCCAATATTGGGCGATGAGGTTCGAAGCAAAACACCAGGTACTCAAGGCGGTGGCATCGAAGATAAAGAACTTTAGAAATATTTACGGGACTCTGGCGTGCAGACACCAGTTGCGTCAGTGCTATGAGCTTCAGTCTTTCGCTTTTGATGACGATCTTTCCACGTCATGTGCGAGAGCGATCGAAGCGGAGCAAGTGCATGAGTGTGCCAGGCAACACTTTGACACAGCAGTGTTTAGTGTAAAGAGTGCTTCAGTCAACAGATGCTCCTACCACATAGGAGATGTGATTATTTTAGAGAGGAAGGACATTCCACTGTTTGGGCAGATTGATACTGCCTACCTGTCCTCTTCAAGGGTGTACTGTGTCGTTCACATGTTTCAATGCGACGGATTTGACAGACATAAGTTCTGTTATTCGGTGAGGCCAAACAATGAGCATAAGTTGGTGTGCGAAGGGGAGGAGGCCGTGAACTGTAGTCTTGATATCTATGGAAACTCGGTAGTTCCAAAATGGGAACTGTAA